Genomic window (Paenibacillus sp. PK3_47):
TGTTCGTGTTGCCTGCATTGTCAGTCGCCGGCGCGTTCGTCGGGCTGGCATTGTTACCGCTGTTGGCTGCATTGTTTCCGCCGCAACCAGCAAGCACTGTGCCGATTACGAGAACCAATGCAATCATGAGCAATAGACTTTTACTCTTCTTCATCTAGCAGTTCCCCCTAAATAGAATGTGGTATATGGTTTATGATTATACAACCAGTGGTCAAAAAAATCTAGAGCAATATTTTCTGAAAACAGATTTTTTTTAAAACTTTAAAATTTTGTGACATTGACGCTTCACCGGAGCAGCGGAACATTACATCGCTTGTGATATGTAGCGGATAAGGCCTGTGATCATGAACAGCACATAACAGGCGCCCAGAAAAAAGAATGAAAGCCGCCAAACTGCCCGAAGTAACCGTTTTCCGTCCACTTTTCCTTTCAACCTGTTTTGGGCGCCTCCAATCAGTCCGGCGGATATTAATACAATAATTAGTATAAGAAAAAATCCGAATTGTGAATTGAAGATGTTATTGAACAAGGCCGATACGGATAATAATAAAAAAATTGTAGTGATATCCATGGCCAGAAATAAAGTACTTCTTTTCTCTTTTTTGAGCCCAATGCCTATAAAATAAACAAGTAAAAAAGGTACAACCGGGATGACGCTTAAAGTAATAAATGAATTTGTCAAAATCTCCAAACAGCCTCACCTCTCCCTCACCATCATGCCTTCTACCATCCGGCAAACCCAGCGGTTCAGCGGTACCTGTACCCCGCAGCGCTCTCCCATATCCACTATGTATCCGTTAATCCAGCGAACTTCAGTCGCCCTCAGGGCCGTAACATCGGCAAGCATAGAAGAAATGTTGCCCGATGTAGCACGGCAGACCGATAAAATGTTCTCCCAGGCGCCGTCCTCATAACGTATCCCGCAGGCATCATATACACTGATAGCTTCCTTATAGAGTTCCTTCATTAACTGAATACGCTCTTCAGAGGCAAGCAGTTCACCATTCCTGATGCGCCAGATCGCGGTGAGCGGATTAATTACGGCATTGATCAAGAGTTTCCGGTAAATCATGGTATCCATGTCATTCGACAAATGGGCGGAAAATCCTGCTGATCTGAGTTGTTTAATAAGAGTTCTTACAGAAGTGTTTCCCTCCTCCTGTTTCTCTGCTGCAAGTAACTTCTTGCTGTTCCAGTCCTTTCCGATATATAGTTCTCCTTTTCCTGCGTGAATAACCCCGTTTGCGGTTTTTCTTTTGGCCGCTTCGGTAGTTACGGCAGCCCATATGGATGCCTCAGGCAGCAATTCCCTGAGAAACTCTAAATGGCCGTATCCATTTTGAAAACAGAGAATATTCAAGCGGCTCCCGCTGAGAGGACTGAATATTTCCGGCATTTCATAATGAAGCGCGTTCTGCTTGACCGTGATTGCCGTCCAGTCGCCAGGCTCATGAAGATATGCTTCAGCAAAGCCATGTACAGATGCTGCACTGAACGTATCTCCTGCTATGACAACTGCTGCCTGTCCGTTCTCATAGCTGATGCCCAGTCCGCTGTGTTTAAGCGCCCGGCTTTGTTCTTCACTGCGGCACCAGAGCCTGACGCCGTTTCCAGATTGAATAAGCTTCCCGGCCAGCAGCAAGCCTATGGATCCCGCACCTATAATATCTATTTTCATGTCAGCCCCCCGCAGTCTTCCAATAATTTCCCCTCATTATATCCCGCCAGACTTTGCAAAAGCAAAAACAAAAAACCGCAAATGCTCTGCCGTCCGGCCAGCTGATTTGCGGGTTATGCTTAAACTGATACCTATTCCATGCGCTCCAGGTTACCATTAGCATCCATTTTGAACCGTGTCTTCATTTCTTCTTCTTCTTCATTGAGGAAAGCCAGTCTGCGGGCGCGGTCCATAATTTGAATCAGAGCCTTGTAATCATCGTTCACCACACGGTAATCGCTTTGGGCCAGATTGACCTCTTTGGACAAACGCTCATTCTCTGTCCTTAATTCAATCAGTTCTTCTTCCTTTTCACGCAGATCTCTTTCCAGCATTTTCAGCTGGCGTCCTGCCTCCTGAAACGTTCCTTTCCATTGTCTGAGAAACCGGATTACGGCATCAATAGATAACGAATTTTCATTCAGTCCTTCGCTCCGCCCGTATTCCTCTTCAACGTCCCCGAGGATCAGCCCTGCTACCTGGGCCCCCCTGTTCACCGGCTGTTTCTTCAGATAACTGCGCTTCTGTCGCTGGCCCTTAGCGATGCTTATGGCATCTTCATAGCTTTTGCGGACACAGCTGTTCCAGCGGAAACCGCATGCCGCCGAGGTTCTGCCGATTTTTTCGCCCACCTCTTCAAACGCGGCAAGCTGTGTGCTGCCCTCCCGGATATGACGCAGCGTTATTTCCGCCAATATCAAATCATCTTCTGCGCTCCAAGCATCTTGTCTAACGGCTGTCATAAAGCCTAACCCTCCTAACAACATCTTGAAATAACCATCTTCATAACCGGCAGCTCCGCCGGGTAGTGAATAGGGATAAAAGCTGCTTACTCCATTTCTATGCCTCTAATAGAGTTCATAGAATCTATTTGATACTAAATTGTATTTCCATTTTGTCCACACATCATACTCTCGCTGCTATAAATTCTGAGTTCTGGTGCAAAACGGATACGTCAATTACATAAATCATAAAACTTATAAAAATGCATAATTTTTTCAATGAATTCGTTTACAGGCTTTTCAGCAGAGGGTATAATTACTCTTAAGAATGATTATTCGGGAGACATTTCTTAAAGGGGGTACTCTCTTTGGACCGCATGTTTCGCGTACTCGGTTTTTTCACGCTGACGATTGGACTCATGGCATTTGCCGGGGATCTGACCGAAATGGCTCTGCTCTTCTTTTTACAAACCGCATTTTTTGTAATCCTGGGCTATATGAAATTTACGGAAAAGACCTACGTTCTGCTCTTCTGGGGGTACATGATCGTTGCCTTCAGCGGATTCAGCTACTGGACAGTCTTCCAAATGGGTCTACCGCTATAAAATCCGCTCACAAAACGGATATGTTCCTTGCATAAGGAGCGTTTCCGTTTTTTTTGTTGTATTTTTTAGGTCTCCGGCCGATAAACAGGGTATGATATTTTAACAGGACAAAACATATTAATAGTACATACATTTTTATTGCATAAGGTGGTGGTGTCGTGCTCTCCTGTAAAAATACTCGCCGAAAGTTGTTCTTCCTGCTCATGCTGCTCCTCTGCACTATGCTGCCGCTAACACGGGCTGCTCAGCTGTCCGCCAGCTCCGGGGCCTCATTTTCCGCTCCTGGACCTGATATTCCGGATAACGCCGAAACCCGCAAGCTGCTGGAGCAGAGCCTGTCTTCGGCTGAGATCGAACGTGAAATTATAAGAATTACCGCCGAACAGTCTGTCCTTGAAAAAAAGGTAAACCTGCTGCAGAAAGAGGCTGCGGACAAAGAAACCGCCATTTCTGAACAGCAGGAACGTGCCGGTGCTGTCATCCGTGCTTATTATATGGGAGACCGGGACGGCCTGCTCGGAGCCCTGCTCTCAGCCAAAAGTATCGGCAGACTGCTCGCCTTATATGATTATTATGAAATTATTATCGGCAGGGATCGTGATATATTAACGCAATACAAGGAGCAGTATAAAGATTTGAAGTCTGTAATTCTTACTGCACAGCGCAGTGCCCAGGAGCTGGAGCAGCTCAAGGCGAGTCTTACAGAGCAAAAGATACGTGTGGCCGCTTTGAATGAAGAAATCGAGGGCGGAATCAGAGACAGCAGTGACCCCGAGAGCCTGAGTGCACTGCTGGAGGAATTTACGAGGTATTGGGAGAACATCGGTCTTCATGAGGTAAAAACGTATTTTAAAGCTTTATCCGCTGCGATGAATCATCTGCCGCAGTTCGTCCAGAGCCACGACGGGATGCTGACCCGAAAAGGCATGACCTACCATCTCGCCCTGAAGCAGGAGGACCTGAATGATTTTCTGGTATCGCAAAACCCTCTTTTTAAAGATTTTGCCTTCCAGTTTGCAGATGGCCAGGTCACCGCTTCCGGTACCAGCGGAGGCTTGTCCCTTACGCTTACCGGTCATTACACGATTCAAGAGGAACCGGTGAGCGGGCTGATGTTCCATGTCGACAACGTCGTCTTTAATGGACTGGAGCTGCCGGATTCCACGCGCGAGTCGCTGGAAGAGGAGTTTGATCTGGGCTTTTATCCGGGGAAAATAGTATCCTTCCTGCATGCCACAGATGTAGAGAGCAAGGATGGCGTCCTGCATGTCAAGCTCTCCATCTCATTCTGACTCTTGTGCCAGCATCTCTTTGAACCCTGCAGCGTCAAGTTCGCCGGTAAGCAGCGATTTTACCGCACCGGAGATTTCGCCCCATCTGCCTGCTGTGTCTTCCCCTGTAACCGCTTCGTCTGAGAGCAGCTGCCCGGCATCAAACGGAAGCCCGGCAATCTCCGGCAATCCTGTCCGGTACAAGGCGTCCAGAGCGGGCAGGCGCCCGGTATTCTCAAGCCATTCCAGCTGGGCGCTACTTGAGGTAATATAGGCAAGCCATTCCACCGCAGCTTCCGGATTATCTGATTCTGCCGGAAGCGCGAAAAAACGGCTGTACATATAATTATTCGCGGTGCTTCCGTCAATCGGCGGCAGTTCGGCTGCAAGCGAAGAATTGCCGTGCTTTTGCCATTCTGAGAGCGGAAGCGCGGCTACGGCGAGCCTTCCCTCTTGAAGCAGATTCCATATCTCCTCATTGAATCTGCTCGTAAAATAGAAATAACTCCGCGCATATTGGGTCCACTCCAGTGCCTCATCATCTCCGGAAGACCAGCCGGCAGAGCCCATACTTTTCAGAACCGCTGAAAAACCGTATGGATTACGGGTATCCAGGGCAAGTAAATATTTCTCCGCTTTCTGCTCTTCACGAAGCTGCCCCAGTATTACATTCCAGTCTTCCAGACTTTTTGGCGCCTGCTCAAGCCCCAGCTCCTGCAGACGTGCCGGAGAATACACCAGCACATAAGGATCAATATCGAGCGGTACTCCCCAGTCATATCCGTTCCACTGCATCTGGGGAATCAGCACGGTCAGCGGAGAGCTCCCCGGAACACTCTGATATACATCCACCGGGAGCAAATAGCCCGAAGTGGCCAGCTCAGGGATATTCCGTCCATCCGTCATTATGATGTCCGGACTTTCCCCTACCGTCAAATCATTCTTCAGGTTCTCCGCTGTTTCTTCGCTGTCCACATTGCTCAGTATGACTTCCACGCCGCTGGACAGTGTGTAATTGCTGTTGATCCGTTCAAGCTCACGCAGCTCCTCGTTGTTAAGCGACACACGGACGTGCAGGCTCTGCACAGCGCCCTGCTCGCCTGAAGCCGGCCGCTCCGACTGGTTCAGCGGCTGGTTCCGCGGGAAGGAGCCCTCATTGGTGTCCAGCTCCATGCTCGGCGACAAGCCTGTCAGTGCCAGCAGCAATATTGCAAACAGCAGCCAATAGTTTTTGCGTCTCAGCATGATGGAGCCCCTTCCCGTCTCATACAAAAGTTTGTCCCTTTATTTTACCAGATGTTCCCGATGTTGTCTTTGGCGGGAGAACGGCAGAGGTACTATAAAAAATCTGAATTTAATTCATGGCTCCAGGCGTATTGCGCAATTCCGGGGAATGTTTGGACTTCCGGCCGCTGTTGTCTCCAGATTTATTTGATTTGTACCGCTTTTAGCGGATTAAATCCGGAGACAAAGGCGGACGCATTCGCTCCTACAGTTCCAAACTTCCCCTCCATTGCTTCCGCCTCTGTGCAGCTCTTTAATTCAGGTTAAAAATACAGACCTCGCCGTTCAGTGGGCTGGGCAGGAAAAAGCCGGGAGATGATGCTCTCCCGGCTTTTGGTATAGGTCGTTATAGCAGGTCTGCGGCCAGCTGGGCCAGGCGGGAACGCTCGCCCTTTTCCAAAGTGATATGCCCGCTGATGCCCTGCTGCTTGAATTTCTCGACGATATAGCTGAGCCCGTTGCTCGCCGCATCCAGATAAGGATGGTCAATTTGCTCCGGGTCGCCCATCAGGATCACCTTACTGCCCTCTCCGGCCCTGGAGACGATGGTCTTTACCTCATGGCGGGAGAGGTTCTGCGCTTCATCTATAATGATGAACTGTCCCGGAATGGAACGTCCGCGGATATAGGTAAGGGCCTCCACCTGGATACTTCCCAGTCCCATAAGGATTTTATCGATGTCTCCGGCTTTCTTCGTATCGAACAGAAACTCAAGGTTGTCATAGATCGGCTGCATCCACGGACGGAGCTTTTCATCCTTTTCACCGGGGAGATAACCGATATCCTTGCCCATCGGTACGACCGGGCGGGCGATCAGCAGTTTTTTGTAACGGTGCTCATCCTCCACCTTGAACAGCCCTGCGGCGAGTGCCAGCAGTGTCTTGCCTGTTCCCGCCTTGCCGGTGATGGTTACCAGCGGAATATCCTCATTCAGAAGCAATTCAAGCGCCATCCGCTGCTGGGCATTGCGGGCGCTGATTCCCCATACGGCATCATTACCCATATACAGCGGCTCCAGGCGGGATGCATCACTATTTACTTTTAGCAGGGCAGATTTGCCGGTGCCTATTTCATCCTTGAGAATGACAAATTCATGCGGATAGAGCGGATAGGACAGGGCCAGCTGTTTTACGGATAAGGAACGGTTGCTGTAATACTCATCAATCAGGGAGGGATGAACCATCAAGGACTGGTAGCCCGAGTACAGCTCATTCAGATCTCCTGTACGGTCGGATAAATAATCCTCAGGCGTAATGCCGAGCACATCAGCTTTGATACGGACCAGAACATCTTTACTTACGAGTACCACAGGACGGGGTTCAGCTTGTTCATTCTCTTCTATGAGATAATTGAGCGCTACAGCCAATATCCGGTTGTCGTTGGACACTTCCCCGAACATTTCCTGTACCTTTACGAAGCTGCGGTGGTTAAGCTCCACCTTCAGCGTTCCTCCATGCGCAAGCACCACACCGCTATGCAGGTGGCCCAGCTCCCGGAGTCCGTCTAACAAGCGTGACACAGTGCGGGCGTTGCGGCCGATTTCATCGGCATTGCGTTTCTTGGAGTCGATTTCTTCCAGGACTACGGCAGGTATGACCACCTCATGCTCCTTGAAAGCAAAGATCGAATTGGGGTCGTGCAACAGCACGTTGGTATCAAGAACAAATATCTTTTTCATGGTATCCCCTCCACAGCGCCTGGTTTGATTGATCATACATAACTCTTTTCAGCAAGGGCAAGATAAAATCACATAATGATTCAAACTGAAAGGAGTAAGCTATATGAGAAAATCAATGTGTCTGTTGCTGGTACTGCTGCTGCTGACTAGCTGCGGTATCGCTAATAAAGAGACATCACCCTCTCCTCAGGATAAACAATCTGCAAATGCTGTTAATGATCCGGGGAATTACGGGGTCACTCCATTGTCGGATAACGGAAATACTGCAGCAGATCCGGAGAATTACACCGGACAGGCTTCTGATGTTCAGGAGGAAAGCGATGCTGCACTGAAAGACCATTTTGAACAATTGGCCATGAGAGTGCCTGGTGTTGACGGCGCCCACTGTGTCGTAATGAACAATACGGCTGTGGTCGGCATTGACGTTGACGGTTCACTTACGCGTTCGCGTGTAGGAAACATCAAATATTCTGTCGCAGAGGCTATCCGTAAAGATCCGCGGGGCGTCAAAGCACTCGTAACAGCAGATATCGACATTACAAGCAGGCTGAACGAGATGGGCCGCCATATTTCCCGGGGAAACCCGGTGTCCGGCTTCGGCGCAGAGATGGCTGACATCATTGGCCGCATCATGCCGCAGTTTCCGGAGGATACCAGCCCCCAAGGCAATAGCCAGTAAATCCTGCAGCAAAATTTAACATCAATGTGCAAAAAAAGCCTAGTGAGGGATCACTGGGCTTTTTTCATTGCGGCAAAAACCTGCGAGTCCAGCCTCTCAGCCGCACGCGCATCGTATACTATCGCATATTTCGGGGCGGACTCAAGCTGCGCGCCATAGAACAGCGCGTTGCGGACCGCTTCAATTTCAACATCAAAACAGCACATCTTAAAAGGCACATCCGCAAGCGGATCCTGCCTCACGGCAGCGCGGCCGTTAATCGCATGAACCGTACCCTCACCAAAGATGGTGATCGTTACCATTGGATTCACCTTCATGTTGTTGACCAGTCTGGAACGGTGGTCGACCGCCAGGCGCACGATAGAAGGGCTTACTGCATAGATCCAGGAAATAGCGGTGGACGTAGGTCCTCCCGATTCCGCATCCACAGTGTTAAGCAGAACAAAAGTCTCCGACTGCAGCATCGTTAGCAGGGATTCATTGAGTTGAGCAACGGCTTCGGACATAAGTACAGGCCCCCTATGCGGCAAAGTGCATTCAATTAATTATATTATAGCACATGCCTAAACTTGCATTCAATTTACACCGGCAATCCGGTTCTGCAGGCTTTTCCGTGCCGTCTCCAGCTCTTCATCATTAATATATACATATGGACTGCGCCAGGTTCCGGTTACAGGGACAAATTCTACATTCTCTTTTGAAATCTCCCAGTAGGTGGCAATGAGACTCTTAATCTGTGCGCTTTCGATATCTGTCTTCATATTGTTGTCAACAGCGTCAAGCACTTTGCCGATTTTGAGCACTCCGCCCAGGGATTGCATTTGCCCAACCAGTGAATTCAGCACTTCATTCTGGCGCTTGTTGCGGTCAAAATCGTCTGAAGCCTCTGTTTTGGGGCTGCAGTTGGATTTACGGTAACGGACATAGTCCAGCGCTTCGTCGCCGTCCAGCTGTGCGGGACCCTTTTTCAGATTGATATCCGTTCCGTCCACACTGTCGGTATAACACATGTCTGCGCTGATGTTCACGTCCACGCCGCCCAGCTCATCCACGATATCCCGGAAGCCCTGAAAATCCAGTACGGTTACGTAGTCAACCTTAACGTCCAGATACTTGCTCATCATTGTTTTCATTTCATCCTCGGCAAGAATTCCCGATTCGTCCTCCTTACCCTTGAAGCGGGAGTAGAAGGCATTGATTTTCGTTTTTTTGTACCCGCTGAGCTCCACATAGGTATCACGCGGCAGCGACACAACAGTTGCAGATTTGGTCACCGGATTCAGCGATGCCACCATAATCACATCCGTCAGATTGGACGGGTGCTCCGGCCGGTTGTCGGTTCCGAGCAGCAGCATGGTCAGCGGTTTGCTTGAAGCCAGCTGTTCTTCCTGTACAGGCTGGTCAACGCCGAATCCGCCCTGCTCAAACTTATAATACAGATAACCCATATAGGCCAGTACGGCTATAACTGCGACCAGAAGAATCATCAGCAGTGTTCTGACCATACGGGCAAAGGGGCTCCGCTTTTTAGCCTTCTTCTTGGCTGCTTTGCCGGACGCTGTGCTCTTGGCTGGCTGTACTCTGCCGCTCTGCTGCGCGCCCGGTCTTCTTGGAGGTAAACTTCCTTTGCTGTTGCTCATAATGTAACAAAGTCCTTTTCATTTCGCATAGATTTGGATTTAATCATACATAAATAGACGACTCCCTGGCGGAAAAGTTGCGTTCAGGACCGTTTGGCCGCCGCCGCAGCTTTGCGTTTCTGTCTCGCTTCGACAAAATAGCGGACCCGCACCAGCAGCATCAGCCCGACTGCAACCAGCAGGCACTGGATAATCGGCAGCTTGTCATGCTGAAAAATGAGGAGCATGCCCGAACCGGCTGCCATCATGATATAAAGTAAAATTTCTTTGCCGACGGACAGCTTCTGATTCACGCGGAATACCCGGTTATACACATAAGTAAGCAGTACAAATATGACGATATAAGCGACAACAGGATGCTCAGCAAACCAGCTTTGCACAGCTCGTCACTCCTCCCGAGAATAAGTATCGCTTACATTATAGCACTCAAGGCCGATTTAAGCCGCAATAAATCCATGCAATTTAAATGATCTTGGCAAAAGAAAAAGGCCGCCGGATTTCACATCCTGCGGCCTTTGTATCACCACTTACGCTTGGCTTGCTTGAGCCTGCTTACGCTGCTTCTCGGCACGCTCGCGCTCACCCTTGTTCAGGATCTTCTTGCGCAGACGAACGGATTTAGGCGTGATTTCACAGTATTCATCATCGTTCAGGTACTCAAGAGCGCCTTCCAGCGAGAACATCCGTGGAGTTTTCATTTTTACCGTTTCATCCTTGGTTGCAGAACGCACGTTGGTCAGTGCTTTTTCTTTACAGATGTTCACGATGATATCGTTATCGCGGGTATGCTCGCCCACGATCATGCCTTCATAAATGTCTGTACCCGGCTCAAGGAACAGGATACCGCGGTCTTCTACACCCATCATGCCGTAGAAGGTTGAGGTTCCGGTCTCACTGGATACAAGCACACCCTGGTGACGTCCGCCGACTTGACCGCCAATCAGTGGGGCGTAGCTGTCAAAGGCATGGTTCATTACACCATAACCGCGTGTCAGTGTCAGGAAGTGGGTGTTGTAACCGATCAGGCCGCGGGCAGGAATCAGGAATTCCAGGCGCACCTGGCCGGTTCCGTTGTTAATCATGTTGACCATCTCCGCTTTGCGGGTGCCCAGGCTTTCCATTACTGCG
Coding sequences:
- a CDS encoding DUF3397 domain-containing protein, which produces MEILTNSFITLSVIPVVPFLLVYFIGIGLKKEKRSTLFLAMDITTIFLLLSVSALFNNIFNSQFGFFLILIIVLISAGLIGGAQNRLKGKVDGKRLLRAVWRLSFFFLGACYVLFMITGLIRYISQAM
- a CDS encoding ketopantoate reductase family protein, which encodes MKIDIIGAGSIGLLLAGKLIQSGNGVRLWCRSEEQSRALKHSGLGISYENGQAAVVIAGDTFSAASVHGFAEAYLHEPGDWTAITVKQNALHYEMPEIFSPLSGSRLNILCFQNGYGHLEFLRELLPEASIWAAVTTEAAKRKTANGVIHAGKGELYIGKDWNSKKLLAAEKQEEGNTSVRTLIKQLRSAGFSAHLSNDMDTMIYRKLLINAVINPLTAIWRIRNGELLASEERIQLMKELYKEAISVYDACGIRYEDGAWENILSVCRATSGNISSMLADVTALRATEVRWINGYIVDMGERCGVQVPLNRWVCRMVEGMMVRER
- a CDS encoding RsfA family transcriptional regulator, with the translated sequence MTAVRQDAWSAEDDLILAEITLRHIREGSTQLAAFEEVGEKIGRTSAACGFRWNSCVRKSYEDAISIAKGQRQKRSYLKKQPVNRGAQVAGLILGDVEEEYGRSEGLNENSLSIDAVIRFLRQWKGTFQEAGRQLKMLERDLREKEEELIELRTENERLSKEVNLAQSDYRVVNDDYKALIQIMDRARRLAFLNEEEEEMKTRFKMDANGNLERME
- a CDS encoding DUF2626 domain-containing protein, giving the protein MDRMFRVLGFFTLTIGLMAFAGDLTEMALLFFLQTAFFVILGYMKFTEKTYVLLFWGYMIVAFSGFSYWTVFQMGLPL
- a CDS encoding extracellular solute-binding protein: MLRRKNYWLLFAILLLALTGLSPSMELDTNEGSFPRNQPLNQSERPASGEQGAVQSLHVRVSLNNEELRELERINSNYTLSSGVEVILSNVDSEETAENLKNDLTVGESPDIIMTDGRNIPELATSGYLLPVDVYQSVPGSSPLTVLIPQMQWNGYDWGVPLDIDPYVLVYSPARLQELGLEQAPKSLEDWNVILGQLREEQKAEKYLLALDTRNPYGFSAVLKSMGSAGWSSGDDEALEWTQYARSYFYFTSRFNEEIWNLLQEGRLAVAALPLSEWQKHGNSSLAAELPPIDGSTANNYMYSRFFALPAESDNPEAAVEWLAYITSSSAQLEWLENTGRLPALDALYRTGLPEIAGLPFDAGQLLSDEAVTGEDTAGRWGEISGAVKSLLTGELDAAGFKEMLAQESE
- a CDS encoding PhoH family protein yields the protein MKKIFVLDTNVLLHDPNSIFAFKEHEVVIPAVVLEEIDSKKRNADEIGRNARTVSRLLDGLRELGHLHSGVVLAHGGTLKVELNHRSFVKVQEMFGEVSNDNRILAVALNYLIEENEQAEPRPVVLVSKDVLVRIKADVLGITPEDYLSDRTGDLNELYSGYQSLMVHPSLIDEYYSNRSLSVKQLALSYPLYPHEFVILKDEIGTGKSALLKVNSDASRLEPLYMGNDAVWGISARNAQQRMALELLLNEDIPLVTITGKAGTGKTLLALAAGLFKVEDEHRYKKLLIARPVVPMGKDIGYLPGEKDEKLRPWMQPIYDNLEFLFDTKKAGDIDKILMGLGSIQVEALTYIRGRSIPGQFIIIDEAQNLSRHEVKTIVSRAGEGSKVILMGDPEQIDHPYLDAASNGLSYIVEKFKQQGISGHITLEKGERSRLAQLAADLL
- a CDS encoding YhcN/YlaJ family sporulation lipoprotein, with product MRKSMCLLLVLLLLTSCGIANKETSPSPQDKQSANAVNDPGNYGVTPLSDNGNTAADPENYTGQASDVQEESDAALKDHFEQLAMRVPGVDGAHCVVMNNTAVVGIDVDGSLTRSRVGNIKYSVAEAIRKDPRGVKALVTADIDITSRLNEMGRHISRGNPVSGFGAEMADIIGRIMPQFPEDTSPQGNSQ
- a CDS encoding pyridoxamine 5'-phosphate oxidase family protein, giving the protein MSEAVAQLNESLLTMLQSETFVLLNTVDAESGGPTSTAISWIYAVSPSIVRLAVDHRSRLVNNMKVNPMVTITIFGEGTVHAINGRAAVRQDPLADVPFKMCCFDVEIEAVRNALFYGAQLESAPKYAIVYDARAAERLDSQVFAAMKKAQ
- a CDS encoding LCP family protein produces the protein MSNSKGSLPPRRPGAQQSGRVQPAKSTASGKAAKKKAKKRSPFARMVRTLLMILLVAVIAVLAYMGYLYYKFEQGGFGVDQPVQEEQLASSKPLTMLLLGTDNRPEHPSNLTDVIMVASLNPVTKSATVVSLPRDTYVELSGYKKTKINAFYSRFKGKEDESGILAEDEMKTMMSKYLDVKVDYVTVLDFQGFRDIVDELGGVDVNISADMCYTDSVDGTDINLKKGPAQLDGDEALDYVRYRKSNCSPKTEASDDFDRNKRQNEVLNSLVGQMQSLGGVLKIGKVLDAVDNNMKTDIESAQIKSLIATYWEISKENVEFVPVTGTWRSPYVYINDEELETARKSLQNRIAGVN
- a CDS encoding YlaH-like family protein; translated protein: MQSWFAEHPVVAYIVIFVLLTYVYNRVFRVNQKLSVGKEILLYIMMAAGSGMLLIFQHDKLPIIQCLLVAVGLMLLVRVRYFVEARQKRKAAAAAKRS